The nucleotide window GCCGCCTGCACGCCCTCCAGGCCCGGCTGGCCAGCGCTAAAGTAGTGGAACCCCGCACCCAGCCCGCCACAGAGGTACGCTTTGGCGCTACGGTTTCGCTGCGCACCATCCAAGGACGGCAGCCGGGCCAGGAGCGTCGCCTTACCATTGTGGGCGTGGATGAGGCCTCCATTGCCAAAGGCTGGGTGGCCTTTGTGGCGCCCATTGCGCGGGCACTGCAGGGGGCCGGGCTAGGCCAGCAAGTAACGGTGCAACCCGGCCCACCCGCGGAAATCGTGGAAATAACCGCCATCCAATACGAGGGCGACCAGTAGGCACACGGCGTTTTACCGGTGCCGGCCCTTTCCTGCCCAGCCTTTCTTATGCCCGACTATTCTATCGACGTACTCGTTATTGGTGCCGGAGCAGCTGGTCTGCTGGCCGCCCGCGACCTGGCCCGCATCGGCCGCCGCGTAGCAATTTTGGAAGCCCGCGCCCGAATTGGAGGCCGCATTCATACTTTTCTGGAAGACGGCTTTACCGGGCCCACCGAAGCCGGCGCCGAGTTCATCCACGGCGACGCGCCGCTTACCCGCGCGCTGCTGCGCGAAGCCGGGGCAGCGTGGCATAGCACCGCCGGCCGCAACTATGAGGTGTACGCCGGCCAGGTGCGGGAGTCTGTGGAGTTTCTGGCCGATATGCCCGCGCTGCTCC belongs to Hymenobacter sp. J193 and includes:
- a CDS encoding GreA/GreB family elongation factor → MSRAFAKEDDSLEAPIIPPRAALPPNTPNYVTPRGLELLRQELTALEAERAQAEARHDNEADRTRRLTVLNGRLHALQARLASAKVVEPRTQPATEVRFGATVSLRTIQGRQPGQERRLTIVGVDEASIAKGWVAFVAPIARALQGAGLGQQVTVQPGPPAEIVEITAIQYEGDQ